AAATGGGGGTAACATGAAAAAATTTAATGATGATTTAGAAAAATTACTAAATAAAATAGGAGAAACTCTTAGTAGTAATAGCTCTGTAGTAGTAAAAATAGAAAAGGGAAACAATGGAAGAATATTTACTGAAATTACCCCTACTGAAAAAATAATTATAAAAATTTAAAAAATATAGTTGAAAAATTTAAAAGAATAGTGTATTCTATTCTCAAATAAAAGTTGGTGACAAAGATACCAAATAAGAAACAAAGGGCGGATGCCAGTTTCAAATGAGGAGAAACATTTTTGTGCTATACTGCATATCAATTAGAATAAGTTAACAAGGTCGGAGACAGTTACTTATCTAATCAATTTTTGATTAGGTAAGTGCTGTCTTTTTTTGTTACTCAGGAGTTTTTATGGAAGAAATGGAAAAATTAATGGAGATGATTGAGTCTTTAGACATTGATTTAGATACTAAGTCAGAGTTGATGATTCAATTTGGTAAGGCTGATGCAGAAGCAAGGAGATGGAGTAATGGTAGGAACTAAAAGAGTTATTTTATTAGCAGGACATAACTTTATAAGTCCTGGATGCAACACAAATATAGATGGAAAATTAATAACAGAATTTGATATGACAAGTTATTTGGTAACGGAAGTTTTTAAAAAAGAGAGATTAGTTGGAATTGATTTAATTATTAAGGCTAGAAATGATTTTGGAAATTTAGTTAATGAAGTTAATTCCTTAAATGGAGATATTTTAATAAGTTGTCACTTCAATGCTTATGATAGAAAAGCACAAGGAACAGAGGTTCTATATGCTCATACATCATCAAAAGGAAGGAAGTTAGCTTCAGTAGCTCAAGATATTTTAACTAAGCATTTGGGACTATCAGATAGAGGAATAAAACCAACTAAACCAGAAGATAGAGGAGGTTCAATTCTTAA
The Cetobacterium sp. ZOR0034 DNA segment above includes these coding regions:
- a CDS encoding N-acetylmuramoyl-L-alanine amidase, producing the protein MVGTKRVILLAGHNFISPGCNTNIDGKLITEFDMTSYLVTEVFKKERLVGIDLIIKARNDFGNLVNEVNSLNGDILISCHFNAYDRKAQGTEVLYAHTSSKGRKLASVAQDILTKHLGLSDRGIKPTKPEDRGGSILNKTKPVAILIEPFFLDNIKNKDYLEKSIEKVSNAIIEILEYVDKNEL